Proteins encoded by one window of Glycine soja cultivar W05 chromosome 15, ASM419377v2, whole genome shotgun sequence:
- the LOC114386569 gene encoding LEAF RUST 10 DISEASE-RESISTANCE LOCUS RECEPTOR-LIKE PROTEIN KINASE-like 2.2: protein MILCLFGFCTRSKTETDSSSNMHFLTLAMDKFLSNMEREKPIRFTSEQLRIATDNYSSLLGSGGFGEVYKGNLSDGINVAVKVLRGNSDKRIEEQFMAEVGTIGKVHHFNLVQLIGFCFERDLRALVYEYMENGSLDRYLFHEKKTLGYEKLYEIAVGIARGIAYLHEDCKQRIIHYDIKPGNILLDRNFNPKVADFGLAKLCNRDNTHITMTGGRGTPGYAAPELWMPFPVTHKCDVYSYGMLLFEIVGRRRNVDTNLPESQEWFPVWVWKRFDAGELVELRMACGIEERHHKMAERMVKVALLCVQYRPDSRPIMSDVVKMLEGSVEISKPMNPFQHMMDGTIPGHSAQASQTDANTSVNSGSSATVTQPGIVYDNPMMRNDDIEWTSTIADE from the coding sequence ATGATTCTTTGCCTTTTTGGTTTCTGTACAAGATCCAAGACAGAGACTGATAGCAGTTCAAACATGCATTTTCTGACTCTTGCTATGGACAAATTTCTGAGTAATATGGAAAGAGAAAAGCCAATCAGGTTTACTAGTGAGCAGCTCAGGATTGCAACTGATAACTACTCATCATTATTGGGATCAGGAGGTTTTGGAGAAGTTTATAAAGGAAATTTGAGTGATGGAATCAATGTGGCTGTGAAGGTTCTACGTGGTAACTCAGATAAGAGAATTGAGGAACAATTTATGGCAGAAGTGGGTACAATTGGAAAAGTTCATCATTTCAATCTAGTTCAGTTGATTGGATTTTGCTTCGAAAGAGATCTAAGAGCACTGGTTTATGAGTACATGGAGAATGGCTCTCTTGACAGGTATTTGTTCCATGAAAAGAAGACCTTAGGATATGAAAAGCTTTATGAGATTGCAGTTGGGATAGCCAGAGGCATCGCATACTTGCACGAAGATTGCAAACAAAGAATAATCCATTATGACATCAAACCAGGAAATATTCTATTGGACCGCAATTTCAATCCTAAAGTTGCTGATTTTGGATTAGCCAAGCTTTGCAACAGAGACAATACTCATATTACTATGACAGGAGGTAGGGGCACTCCTGGTTATGCTGCACCTGAGCTTTGGATGCCATTTCCTGTGACTCACAAGTGTGATGTTTACAGCTACGGAATGCTGTTATTTGAAATCGTAGGTAGGAGAAGAAACGTTGACACTAACCTTCCAGAAAGCCAAGAGTGGTTTCCAGTATGGGTTTGGAAAAGATTTGATGCTGGAGAATTGGTAGAGTTAAGAATGGCTTGTGGAATAGAGGAGAGACATCATAAAATGGCTGAAAGAATGGTTAAGGTAGCTTTGCTATGTGTTCAGTATAGACCAGATTCAAGACCAATAATGAGTGATGTAGTGAAAATGTTGGAAGGTTCGGTGGAAATTTCTAAACCCATGAACCCATTTCAGCATATGATGGATGGGACTATCCCTGGTCATTCAGCCCAAGCATCACAAACTGATGCTAATACAAGTGTTAATTCTGGCTCTTCTGCTACGGTAACCCAACCAGGCATTGTATATGATAATCCTATGATGAGGAATGATGACATTGAATGGACCTCTACCATTGCTGATGAATGA
- the LOC114386290 gene encoding G-type lectin S-receptor-like serine/threonine-protein kinase At1g34300 isoform X2: MSDGLRVIEAVIVFVKVGILICVCRRRNQTDSRPVIPGSKFLTLAIDKFLNDMEREKPIRFTDQQLRIATDNYSNLLGSGGFGTVYKGIFTNGTMVAVKVLRGSSDKKIEEQFMAEVGTIGRIHHFNLVRLYGFCFEKNLIALVYEYMGNGSLDKYLFHERKTLGYEKLHEIAVGTARGIAYLHEECRQRIIHYDIKPGNILLDRNFNPKVADFGLAKLCNKDNTHITMTGGRGTPGYAAPELWMPFPITHKCDVYSFGMLLFEIIGRRRNLDIKRAESQEWFPIWVWKRFDTAQLGELIIVCGIEEKSKEIAERMIKIALWCVQYRPELRPIMSVVVKMLEGSLEVPEPGNPFQHLMGAVTFAHPVQDSQTYNTTTTSSGSFVMVTNSSIICATPIMRKYEIELASRNV; this comes from the exons ATGTCAGATGGTCTCCGTGTAATCGAGGCTGTAATCGTCTTTG TCAAGGTTGGCATTTTGATTTGTGTGtgccgaagaagaaatcagaCTGATAGTAGACCAGTAATCCCAGGTTCAAAATTTCTGACACTCGCTATTGATAAATTTCTGAATGACATGGAAAGGGAGAAGCCAATCAGGTTCACTGATCAACAGCTAAGGATTGCAACTGATAACTACTCTAACTTGTTGGGATCAGGAGGTTTTGGAACAGTTTATAAGGGAATTTTTACTAATGGGACCATGGTTGCTGTAAAAGTTCTACGTGGGTCCTCAGACAAGAAAATCGAGGAGCAGTTTATGGCAGAAGTGGGCACAATTGGCAGAATTCATCATTTCAATCTGGTTCGGCTATATGGATTTTGCTTTGAAAAAAACTTGATAGCACTGGTTTATGAGTACATGGGAAATGGCTCTCTTGATAAGTAtttgttccatgaaaggaagaCCTTAGGATATGAAAAGCTTCATGAGATTGCAGTAGGGACAGCCAGAGGCATTGCTTATTTGCATGAAGAGTGCCGACAAAGAATAATCCATTATGACATAAAGCCAGGAAATATTCTCTTGGACAGGAATTTCAATCCTAAAGTTGCTGATTTCGGTTTAGCCAAGCTTTGCAACAAAGACAATACTCACATAACCATGACTGGAGGTAGGGGAACTCCAGGTTATGCTGCACCTGAACTTTGGATGCCATTTCCTATAACTCACAAGTGTGATGTTTATAGTTTTGGTATGCTGTTATTTGAAATCATAGGCAGGAGAAGAAACCTTGATATTAAACGTGCTGAAAGCCAAGAGTGGTTTCCAATATGGGTTTGGAAAAGATTTGATACCGCACAACTGGGGGAGCTAATAATAGTCTGTGGGATAGAGGAAAAAAGTAAGGAGATTGCAGAAAGAATGATTAAGATAGCTTTGTGGTGTGTTCAATATAGGCCAGAATTAAGGCCCATAATGAGTGTTGTGGTGAAAATGCTGGAAGGTTCACTGGAAGTTCCAGAACCTGGGAATCCATTTCAGCACTTGATGGGTGCAGTTACCTTTGCTCATCCAGTCCAAGACTCACAGACATATAATACAACAACCACTTCATCTGGTTCTTTTGTTATGGTAACAAATTCCAGCATTATATGTGCTACTCCTATTATGAGGAAGTATGAGATTGAATTAGCCTCTAGAAATGTATGA
- the LOC114386290 gene encoding G-type lectin S-receptor-like serine/threonine-protein kinase At1g34300 isoform X1, translating to MSDGLRVIEAVIVFVVIAVKVGILICVCRRRNQTDSRPVIPGSKFLTLAIDKFLNDMEREKPIRFTDQQLRIATDNYSNLLGSGGFGTVYKGIFTNGTMVAVKVLRGSSDKKIEEQFMAEVGTIGRIHHFNLVRLYGFCFEKNLIALVYEYMGNGSLDKYLFHERKTLGYEKLHEIAVGTARGIAYLHEECRQRIIHYDIKPGNILLDRNFNPKVADFGLAKLCNKDNTHITMTGGRGTPGYAAPELWMPFPITHKCDVYSFGMLLFEIIGRRRNLDIKRAESQEWFPIWVWKRFDTAQLGELIIVCGIEEKSKEIAERMIKIALWCVQYRPELRPIMSVVVKMLEGSLEVPEPGNPFQHLMGAVTFAHPVQDSQTYNTTTTSSGSFVMVTNSSIICATPIMRKYEIELASRNV from the exons ATGTCAGATGGTCTCCGTGTAATCGAGGCTGTAATCGTCTTTG TGGTGATTGCAGTCAAGGTTGGCATTTTGATTTGTGTGtgccgaagaagaaatcagaCTGATAGTAGACCAGTAATCCCAGGTTCAAAATTTCTGACACTCGCTATTGATAAATTTCTGAATGACATGGAAAGGGAGAAGCCAATCAGGTTCACTGATCAACAGCTAAGGATTGCAACTGATAACTACTCTAACTTGTTGGGATCAGGAGGTTTTGGAACAGTTTATAAGGGAATTTTTACTAATGGGACCATGGTTGCTGTAAAAGTTCTACGTGGGTCCTCAGACAAGAAAATCGAGGAGCAGTTTATGGCAGAAGTGGGCACAATTGGCAGAATTCATCATTTCAATCTGGTTCGGCTATATGGATTTTGCTTTGAAAAAAACTTGATAGCACTGGTTTATGAGTACATGGGAAATGGCTCTCTTGATAAGTAtttgttccatgaaaggaagaCCTTAGGATATGAAAAGCTTCATGAGATTGCAGTAGGGACAGCCAGAGGCATTGCTTATTTGCATGAAGAGTGCCGACAAAGAATAATCCATTATGACATAAAGCCAGGAAATATTCTCTTGGACAGGAATTTCAATCCTAAAGTTGCTGATTTCGGTTTAGCCAAGCTTTGCAACAAAGACAATACTCACATAACCATGACTGGAGGTAGGGGAACTCCAGGTTATGCTGCACCTGAACTTTGGATGCCATTTCCTATAACTCACAAGTGTGATGTTTATAGTTTTGGTATGCTGTTATTTGAAATCATAGGCAGGAGAAGAAACCTTGATATTAAACGTGCTGAAAGCCAAGAGTGGTTTCCAATATGGGTTTGGAAAAGATTTGATACCGCACAACTGGGGGAGCTAATAATAGTCTGTGGGATAGAGGAAAAAAGTAAGGAGATTGCAGAAAGAATGATTAAGATAGCTTTGTGGTGTGTTCAATATAGGCCAGAATTAAGGCCCATAATGAGTGTTGTGGTGAAAATGCTGGAAGGTTCACTGGAAGTTCCAGAACCTGGGAATCCATTTCAGCACTTGATGGGTGCAGTTACCTTTGCTCATCCAGTCCAAGACTCACAGACATATAATACAACAACCACTTCATCTGGTTCTTTTGTTATGGTAACAAATTCCAGCATTATATGTGCTACTCCTATTATGAGGAAGTATGAGATTGAATTAGCCTCTAGAAATGTATGA